Proteins co-encoded in one Vibrio tasmaniensis genomic window:
- a CDS encoding SDR family oxidoreductase produces MRLKGKIALITGAARGLGRACALEFAKQGADLILLDIGKNITTVPYPLGSESQLQYTAQLCEEQGAVVMTGLADVTNQTEINAVIAKGLDRFGRIDVLLNNAGIAAPSGKIAHDISEEEWTTMIDVDLSGAWRMIRAVGATMTEQRSGSIINIASTAGIVGYRHFSGYVAAKHGVIGLSKAVALDYAPLKVRVNALCPGSVRDASHVEGRMLSEIARSLHVPVAEHEDTFVQAQPMNALIEPEDIAHSAVWLASDESRQVTGSVITVDGGFSAR; encoded by the coding sequence GGCGCTGCCAGAGGGTTGGGTCGCGCCTGCGCCCTTGAATTCGCGAAGCAGGGCGCGGATCTGATACTGCTAGATATCGGAAAAAATATTACTACTGTCCCTTATCCCCTCGGCTCGGAAAGCCAGCTGCAATACACCGCTCAATTGTGTGAAGAGCAAGGGGCGGTGGTAATGACTGGTCTAGCAGATGTCACGAACCAAACCGAGATTAATGCCGTTATTGCCAAAGGATTGGACCGCTTTGGACGCATCGATGTGCTGTTGAATAACGCAGGTATCGCAGCCCCATCCGGAAAAATCGCTCACGATATCAGCGAAGAAGAGTGGACTACCATGATTGATGTCGATCTGTCCGGCGCTTGGCGAATGATTCGTGCCGTTGGCGCCACCATGACTGAACAGCGTTCTGGAAGCATCATAAATATCGCTTCCACGGCAGGGATCGTTGGTTATCGCCACTTCTCTGGTTACGTAGCGGCGAAACATGGCGTGATTGGTTTGAGCAAAGCTGTCGCTCTAGACTATGCGCCCCTTAAAGTCCGGGTCAATGCGCTGTGTCCAGGCTCCGTTCGTGATGCTTCCCATGTCGAAGGTCGCATGTTGTCAGAAATCGCGCGTTCCTTACATGTTCCTGTCGCTGAGCATGAGGACACATTTGTTCAGGCGCAGCCTATGAATGCGCTTATCGAACCTGAGGATATCGCCCATAGCGCTGTATGGTTGGCTTCTGACGAATCCCGGCAAGTCACCGGAAGCGTGATTACCGTTGATGGCGGCTTCTCCGCACGTTAG
- a CDS encoding non-ribosomal peptide synthetase yields MKSTFFKDPKMTGNLNSYLSDGEVTPRSLHAARYRLTQSVKTEAVGKWLKLNLATLPMMQKSVESRDYVWFETLRCRSDSQQASERVSKEMKRPLAEAFPYIRIVLLTYTDRVVDLVIVANRAVFDKSALDALVCAATSEQYTDYQPPAYSSAAESELTSLLSADFSPLPDWRGKGDKDELRFHLGEFSDNEGHQLVSGWISALTAIWARYSATKVPVVAVNDSRAESVSGWSLVATSIQEDTTAKLLKANIEQSLVQSVWHSQELAQRLQDCENGGEVSLAALIYDTSTIPHTSVETCDYAPSLGAPYPLTLLIESRGQDRYGVSGLADSTLFASDRVEQFFLCVRRAYETLREECELNLSSFPLLDEKAQQEVVALGQERQLNDIPDTRLEALFAQQVALTPDAIALSYENEQMTYAELERKAHLMALNLVALNVKPSDRVGICLERSFDLIASMLAILKAGAIYIPMDPAYPEERLSYTCENADIRLVITDANAFPVTDARRLIAPSDLYRNANNDQVTLPSAEQICADDAAYVIYTSGSTGKPKGVAVPHKNVVSLIVATREDFNLNVKDVWTFFHSAAFDFSVWEIWGSLLTGAHLVIVPYWVSRAPDEFLELVREKRVSVLNQTPSAFYQFMEMERNGDPLEHLRLVIFGGEPLDAKTLIKWFDRYPEPRCRLVNMFGITETTVHVTAQTITRAEAMVGSRSVGPAIPGWHLYVLDDARNIMPIGVAGEIYVSGAGVASQYLNQPKLTEERFMPDPFSGGRMYRSGDKGRLLPCGRLEHLGRLDSQVKLRGFRIELDEIRKVLLSVHGVEAAAVVLNQPDKNDPASARLDSYLVLSDIAVEDVIVKAEKILPAYMIPSTFTQVDAMPLTANGKLDVQKLPQPNVQNKTEHKPEIMVKHPSEPTNERLEDTTPQTETDRLVVDMVRVWTEVLGRDVTAADNFFSLGGNSLYAVRIASAMRTAGLPALPIRELYVRQTIEKLAPVMVNNGG; encoded by the coding sequence ATGAAAAGCACTTTTTTTAAAGACCCGAAAATGACCGGGAATTTGAACTCTTACTTGAGTGATGGTGAAGTAACACCCCGCTCATTGCACGCTGCCAGATACCGATTAACGCAATCTGTTAAGACAGAGGCGGTAGGTAAATGGCTAAAACTCAACCTTGCAACCTTGCCGATGATGCAAAAATCCGTTGAGAGTCGCGATTACGTTTGGTTTGAGACGCTTCGTTGTCGATCTGACAGCCAGCAGGCGTCAGAGCGAGTCAGTAAGGAAATGAAAAGGCCCTTAGCTGAGGCGTTTCCCTATATTCGTATAGTGTTATTAACCTACACAGACCGTGTTGTTGACTTAGTGATTGTCGCAAACCGTGCGGTTTTTGATAAATCCGCTTTGGACGCTCTTGTTTGTGCCGCCACTTCCGAACAATACACTGACTACCAACCGCCGGCGTATTCTTCTGCCGCCGAGTCTGAGTTGACCTCTTTGCTGTCCGCCGACTTCTCACCACTTCCAGACTGGCGGGGCAAAGGAGATAAAGACGAGCTCAGGTTTCACCTAGGCGAGTTTAGCGACAATGAAGGTCATCAATTGGTCTCCGGCTGGATCAGTGCATTAACGGCTATCTGGGCTCGCTATTCAGCAACAAAGGTACCTGTTGTTGCTGTTAATGACAGCCGTGCCGAATCAGTAAGCGGTTGGTCGCTAGTCGCTACGTCCATTCAAGAAGACACCACCGCTAAACTTCTAAAAGCGAACATTGAGCAGTCGTTAGTGCAATCTGTTTGGCACTCGCAGGAGCTGGCACAGCGTCTGCAAGACTGTGAAAACGGCGGTGAGGTGTCACTAGCTGCGCTTATATATGACACCTCCACAATACCACACACCAGTGTGGAAACATGCGACTATGCGCCATCTTTAGGAGCACCTTACCCGCTCACGCTTCTGATTGAGAGTCGAGGGCAGGATCGATATGGCGTCAGCGGGCTGGCTGATAGCACTTTGTTTGCAAGCGACAGGGTCGAACAATTCTTCCTGTGCGTACGCCGAGCTTATGAGACGCTACGCGAAGAGTGCGAATTGAATCTGAGCAGCTTCCCGCTGCTGGATGAAAAGGCACAGCAGGAAGTCGTCGCATTAGGCCAAGAACGCCAGCTTAATGATATTCCAGATACACGTCTGGAGGCATTATTTGCCCAACAAGTCGCTCTAACTCCAGACGCCATCGCACTCTCCTACGAAAACGAACAAATGACTTACGCAGAGTTAGAGCGCAAAGCGCATCTCATGGCGTTGAATCTGGTCGCGTTAAACGTCAAACCCTCTGATCGTGTTGGTATCTGTCTGGAGCGATCATTTGATTTGATCGCTTCAATGTTAGCAATTCTTAAAGCAGGTGCAATTTATATCCCCATGGATCCGGCATACCCGGAAGAGCGTCTTTCATATACCTGTGAGAATGCCGATATCCGTCTGGTGATTACCGACGCAAACGCATTCCCTGTGACTGATGCGCGGCGGCTGATAGCACCATCAGATCTGTATCGCAATGCTAACAATGACCAGGTCACGCTACCCTCGGCAGAGCAGATCTGCGCAGATGACGCAGCATATGTGATTTACACCTCAGGTTCGACAGGGAAGCCTAAAGGCGTGGCCGTTCCTCACAAGAATGTAGTCAGCTTGATAGTGGCGACGCGAGAGGATTTTAACCTTAATGTTAAGGATGTCTGGACGTTTTTCCACTCCGCGGCATTTGACTTTTCAGTGTGGGAAATTTGGGGAAGCCTGCTGACGGGTGCTCACCTAGTGATCGTGCCCTATTGGGTCTCAAGAGCTCCAGATGAGTTTCTGGAACTGGTCAGAGAGAAGCGGGTTTCAGTCCTCAACCAGACCCCTTCCGCTTTCTACCAGTTTATGGAAATGGAGCGAAACGGCGATCCGCTGGAACATTTGCGGCTGGTTATTTTCGGAGGCGAACCCCTAGACGCGAAGACGCTGATAAAGTGGTTCGATCGGTACCCTGAACCCCGTTGTCGTTTGGTGAACATGTTCGGCATCACCGAGACCACAGTGCATGTCACCGCCCAAACTATCACACGCGCAGAAGCGATGGTTGGTTCGCGTTCCGTCGGTCCGGCGATTCCAGGCTGGCACTTATATGTATTGGACGATGCTCGCAATATTATGCCAATAGGAGTAGCCGGTGAAATTTACGTCTCAGGAGCAGGCGTTGCTTCACAATATCTGAACCAACCAAAATTGACGGAAGAACGCTTTATGCCCGATCCCTTCAGCGGTGGTCGCATGTACCGCAGTGGCGACAAAGGGCGCTTATTACCATGCGGACGTTTGGAGCATTTAGGGCGCTTGGACAGTCAGGTGAAGCTGCGTGGTTTTCGCATTGAACTGGATGAAATCCGCAAGGTATTGCTCAGTGTCCATGGCGTAGAAGCTGCGGCTGTGGTGTTGAACCAGCCGGATAAAAACGACCCAGCCTCAGCCCGTCTGGACAGTTACCTAGTGTTGTCAGATATTGCCGTCGAAGACGTGATAGTCAAAGCAGAGAAGATACTGCCGGCTTATATGATTCCTTCTACCTTCACCCAAGTTGATGCCATGCCGCTAACGGCCAATGGCAAGTTGGACGTCCAGAAACTGCCTCAACCCAATGTGCAGAACAAGACGGAACATAAGCCGGAAATCATGGTAAAGCACCCTTCTGAGCCGACTAATGAGCGCTTAGAAGATACTACGCCGCAGACAGAAACCGACCGCCTTGTAGTTGACATGGTCAGAGTTTGGACTGAGGTGCTAGGACGCGACGTGACAGCGGCTGACAATTTTTTCAGCCTTGGTGGCAATTCCCTTTATGCAGTCAGAATCGCCTCCGCCATGAGGACAGCGGGTCTACCTGCGCTTCCGATACGTGAATTATACGTGCGACAGACCATTGAAAAGTTGGCGCCGGTAATGGTCAACAATGGAGGTTAG
- a CDS encoding non-ribosomal peptide synthetase has translation MNFTELEATHTAENYWRRLFDAEWSPTELKAPSRTIEPVDPQIASIPVDANLLSAIEDVADNMGATSQQVVLAGWLTVLMHFTDMERLTLSVQLDDASIIPLAFQLDSNAELTSVIDLVTNTMAEALSHRAFPYLRVAVEEYGLLPSVQELMTPLLFNLGDKEPPRASIVIGLCVTDEGSKLVAQGSGVFASYDYLRPLCVAVVNILEMGLSQNIPLSQLELLPPADINELLQQGTAAITHFDEYDRIEETFAARVTETPNALAITHGEQSLTYDALQKVSLQVAQALRELGVQPGQVVAIHTPRGIPMVVCALATLKAGAIYMPLDPDYPAERIQLLIEDSQAVMLIHSEDVLPTALADVTHSSLVLDMPGGRVRALQIQTPSQSAPADSQAAYLMFTSGTTGRPKGVLNTHEGVLRLVRRTNYLELPPGVRIAQAGATGFDASVFEIWAALLNGGCLQIVDREVLLDSVELERFFREQKTDVALITTSLFSQLASDDPALFAPLSHLLVGGDVISSKQVAAVYTACPKIVILNAYGPTENGVISTAKIIDPTRLDSVSIGVPISNSIALVLNQFGRLVPPLFEGELYVGGAGLAIGYLGREEDTNKAFISNPYTSGSTIYRTGDRAYWNDEGELDFLGRRDFQIKVRGFRVELGEIEKAALSYPKVNEALVLAIKPHGLEEYRLHCYLGVSDEFDLDDWHQQLVNQIPTHMIPTSVWTMPELPLTVNGKVDRRMLAEMKQEESGGVEAADDIERGLLEICRSLLNLNCLSIDHELVRLGASSLTAAIIASRTRRDLGAKISVADVLCSKTVSELAELVRTQQAQSAVCSGVEATPIQACCDATPQQVRLFIEQSKQADACHYNLPIWVELPTDVNPVLLQNTLQQLVDRHEILRTSFEREGELTLQRIHTKQAVSIAEAPPASDILNALTQFIQPFDLQQAPLWRAALYRDTEKSYLLFDIHHILTDGYSLLRLFTEWEELYYGNYLPKETLQYRDYALWLASDRGQDYLIEQEAYWLKLYADKPALPNLPTDFPRDEIRSLNGEFLEFDLGKERTTNINRLSESLQISTYQFLLSCYGVFLAQVTGDDDITIGTPVAGRLAPGVDDIQGMFVNTLCLRLRPALTARFVDYLQEVANMTLNAFDNQDYPFDRLVAQVAEDRSYGRTPLFDAMFALQNTGLSRQTFLGGSIAWAPAATGAAIYDLNLQIEEGETSLKANWHFNRELFTSKTMDSFRDRLMEIIDKALKDVNSQIRTLNQDKESGSVVLPEIEFEF, from the coding sequence ATGAATTTTACCGAGCTTGAAGCGACCCACACGGCAGAAAACTATTGGCGAAGATTGTTTGACGCAGAATGGTCCCCAACGGAACTAAAAGCTCCGTCCCGTACAATAGAACCTGTCGATCCACAAATCGCGAGCATCCCTGTCGATGCAAATCTACTGAGTGCCATTGAAGATGTCGCCGACAATATGGGGGCAACTTCACAGCAAGTAGTACTGGCGGGCTGGTTGACGGTATTGATGCATTTTACTGACATGGAACGGCTGACGCTGTCGGTGCAGCTCGACGACGCCTCGATTATCCCGCTCGCGTTTCAATTGGACTCCAATGCTGAGCTAACCTCAGTGATCGATTTAGTAACGAATACGATGGCAGAGGCTTTGTCTCACCGCGCGTTTCCCTATCTCAGGGTTGCAGTTGAAGAGTATGGCCTTTTGCCATCGGTGCAGGAATTGATGACACCTCTGCTTTTCAATCTGGGAGACAAGGAACCCCCCCGAGCTTCCATTGTCATTGGGTTGTGTGTCACGGATGAAGGTTCTAAGCTGGTGGCTCAGGGGAGTGGTGTCTTCGCTTCCTACGACTATCTGCGCCCTTTGTGTGTTGCAGTTGTGAATATTTTAGAGATGGGGTTGTCCCAGAACATACCTTTGTCTCAGTTGGAGCTTTTGCCCCCAGCGGATATAAATGAGCTGCTGCAGCAAGGAACGGCGGCAATCACTCATTTCGATGAATACGACAGAATTGAAGAAACTTTTGCAGCACGGGTGACGGAAACCCCGAACGCACTAGCCATAACCCATGGTGAGCAATCGCTAACTTACGATGCATTGCAAAAGGTTAGTCTCCAGGTAGCTCAGGCTCTGCGTGAGCTGGGTGTACAGCCTGGACAGGTTGTCGCTATACATACCCCGCGCGGTATTCCCATGGTAGTTTGCGCATTGGCGACGCTCAAAGCTGGAGCCATCTATATGCCTTTGGATCCTGACTATCCTGCAGAGCGCATACAGTTGCTAATCGAGGACAGTCAGGCCGTCATGTTGATTCACAGCGAAGATGTGTTGCCGACCGCCTTGGCCGATGTGACGCATTCGTCTTTAGTGTTGGACATGCCTGGCGGACGGGTGCGTGCCCTGCAAATCCAGACGCCATCGCAGTCTGCCCCAGCAGATTCTCAAGCTGCCTATCTGATGTTTACGTCCGGCACTACCGGACGTCCCAAAGGCGTGCTGAACACACATGAGGGCGTTCTGCGTTTGGTTCGGCGCACCAATTATCTCGAGCTGCCTCCCGGCGTTCGCATCGCTCAAGCCGGCGCAACAGGATTCGATGCCAGTGTGTTTGAAATCTGGGCGGCATTGCTCAACGGTGGGTGTCTGCAGATTGTCGATCGGGAAGTGCTACTGGATAGCGTTGAACTGGAGCGGTTTTTTCGGGAACAGAAAACGGATGTTGCGTTAATTACGACCTCGCTGTTTTCGCAGTTGGCCAGCGACGATCCCGCATTGTTCGCCCCTTTGAGCCACTTATTGGTAGGTGGCGATGTCATTTCCTCGAAACAAGTGGCTGCGGTATACACTGCTTGTCCGAAAATTGTCATTCTGAATGCCTATGGCCCCACTGAAAACGGAGTAATATCCACCGCGAAGATTATTGACCCAACTCGACTAGATAGTGTTTCTATTGGCGTCCCTATTAGTAACTCCATCGCGCTGGTCTTGAACCAATTTGGTCGTTTGGTACCACCATTGTTCGAAGGTGAACTTTATGTAGGTGGCGCTGGCTTGGCTATAGGGTATTTGGGGCGGGAAGAAGATACGAACAAAGCATTTATATCAAACCCTTATACGTCTGGAAGCACGATCTATCGTACGGGAGACAGGGCTTACTGGAACGATGAAGGAGAGCTAGATTTTCTCGGGCGTCGGGATTTTCAGATTAAAGTCCGCGGTTTTCGTGTCGAGCTGGGTGAAATCGAAAAGGCGGCGTTGTCGTATCCCAAGGTCAATGAGGCGTTAGTGCTTGCCATCAAACCTCATGGTCTAGAAGAATACCGTTTGCATTGCTATTTAGGAGTTAGCGATGAATTTGACCTAGATGACTGGCATCAACAGCTCGTCAACCAAATTCCAACCCATATGATACCTACATCGGTCTGGACCATGCCTGAATTACCGCTGACGGTAAATGGTAAAGTGGATCGGCGAATGCTAGCTGAGATGAAGCAGGAAGAATCTGGCGGCGTCGAAGCGGCGGATGATATTGAACGAGGCTTGTTGGAAATCTGTCGTTCGCTCTTAAACCTAAACTGTCTATCTATAGATCACGAATTAGTTAGGCTAGGCGCGAGCTCCTTAACAGCCGCAATAATCGCTTCACGGACACGTCGTGATCTAGGGGCAAAAATCTCCGTCGCTGATGTCTTATGCAGCAAAACAGTATCTGAGTTAGCGGAATTAGTTAGAACGCAGCAGGCGCAAAGTGCCGTGTGTTCTGGCGTTGAGGCTACACCGATACAAGCTTGTTGCGATGCGACACCACAACAGGTTAGATTGTTCATAGAACAATCTAAGCAAGCGGACGCCTGCCACTACAACCTACCGATTTGGGTAGAGTTACCGACGGATGTAAATCCAGTGCTCCTGCAGAATACTTTGCAGCAGTTAGTTGATCGGCACGAAATTCTTCGCACATCGTTTGAACGTGAAGGGGAGCTCACTCTTCAACGGATTCACACAAAACAGGCGGTGTCTATTGCAGAGGCTCCGCCAGCTTCCGACATACTTAATGCACTGACCCAATTCATCCAACCCTTCGATTTACAGCAAGCTCCCCTGTGGCGGGCTGCGCTGTATCGCGATACTGAGAAAAGCTATCTGCTCTTCGATATTCACCATATTTTAACTGACGGCTATTCATTGCTTCGTCTATTTACCGAGTGGGAGGAGCTTTATTACGGAAATTATCTACCCAAGGAAACTCTTCAATATCGTGACTATGCCCTCTGGCTAGCCAGCGATCGTGGACAAGATTACCTAATAGAACAAGAGGCGTATTGGCTGAAATTGTATGCGGATAAGCCTGCACTACCAAATTTGCCCACAGACTTTCCAAGAGACGAGATACGAAGTCTCAACGGAGAATTTCTTGAATTTGATTTAGGAAAAGAGAGGACTACGAATATCAATCGCTTGTCTGAGAGTCTTCAGATCAGCACCTATCAATTTCTACTGTCCTGTTATGGCGTCTTCCTCGCCCAAGTCACCGGCGATGACGACATCACCATAGGAACTCCTGTCGCTGGTCGCTTGGCCCCTGGCGTCGACGACATTCAGGGGATGTTCGTGAACACGCTCTGTTTGAGGTTGCGGCCAGCACTGACCGCTCGTTTTGTAGACTATTTGCAGGAAGTGGCCAATATGACGCTAAACGCCTTTGACAACCAAGACTACCCTTTTGACCGTCTGGTAGCGCAGGTTGCCGAGGACCGCTCTTATGGTCGTACTCCCCTGTTTGATGCCATGTTTGCACTGCAGAACACAGGGTTGAGTAGACAAACTTTTTTGGGCGGTTCGATAGCCTGGGCTCCGGCTGCGACTGGTGCAGCCATCTATGACCTCAACCTGCAGATTGAGGAGGGAGAAACTAGCCTGAAAGCAAATTGGCATTTCAATCGAGAGCTCTTCACCAGTAAGACAATGGATTCTTTTCGTGATCGGCTAATGGAGATCATTGATAAAGCACTGAAAGATGTAAATAGCCAGATTCGAACGCTGAATCAGGATAAAGAAAGTGGTTCGGTTGTGTTACCGGAAATCGAGTTTGAATTTTAA